From a single Mustelus asterias unplaced genomic scaffold, sMusAst1.hap1.1 HAP1_SCAFFOLD_85, whole genome shotgun sequence genomic region:
- the LOC144483967 gene encoding uncharacterized protein LOC144483967: protein MAVRPFTCSVCGKGFTQSSHLLTHQLVHTDRRPFQCSDCEKRFKSKNDLQVHQRTHTGEKPFTCSVCERRFGRLSQLQTHQRVHSDKRPFQCSDCEKSFKSKQDLVTHQRVHTGEKPFTCSVCGMGFTHSSHCLRHQRVHTGEKPFTCSVCGMGFTHSSHRLRHQRVHTGEKPFTCSVCGMGFTHSSHCLRHQRVHTGEKPFICTVCVGRDSLIQPSF from the coding sequence atggcggtgagaccgttcacctgctcagtgtgtgggaagggattcactcagtcatcccaccttctgacacaccaacttgttcacactgatcggagaccatttcagtgttctgactgtgagaagagatttaaaagtaaaaatgatttacaagtccatcagcgcactcacactggggagaagccattcacctgctccgtatgtgagaggagattcggacgtttatcccagctgcaaacacaccagcgagttcactctgataagagaccatttcagtgttctgactgtgagaagagctttaaaagtaaacaggatttggtgacacaccagcgagttcacactggggagaaaccgttcacctgctcggtgtgtgggatgggattcacccattcatcccactgtctgagacaccagcgagttcacactggggagaaaccgttcacctgctcggtgtgtgggatgggattcacccattcatcccaccgtctgagacaccagcgagttcacaccggggagaaaccgttcacctgctcggtgtgtgggatgggattcacccattcatcccactgtctgagacaccagcgagttcacaccggggagaagccattcatttgcactgtgtgtgtgggaagggattcactgattcagccCAGCTTCTGA
- the LOC144483957 gene encoding uncharacterized protein LOC144483957: MEKPWKCGDCGKRYRAPSELEAHRRNHTGERPFTCSQCGEGFTQSFSLQSHQRVHTGERPFTCSQCGEGFSHLSSLRTHQRVHTGERPFTCPQCGKGFTCSSSLQSHRRVHTGERPFTCPQCGKGFTQSFNLRAHQRVHTGERPFTCSQCGKGFTQSSHLRIHHRVHTGERPFTCSQCGNGFTQSSHLQTHQRVHTGERPFTCSQCGEGFSRSSHLQTHQRVHTGERPFTCSQCGEGFTQSSQLQIHQRVHTGERPFTCSQCGKGFTQSSSLLTHQRVHTGEKPFTCSQCAKGFTRSSHLQIHQRVHTGERPFSCSVCEKRFSLSSALLRHQQVHE, translated from the coding sequence atggagaaaccgtggaaatgtggggactgtgggaagagatacagagccccatcagagctggaagctcatcggcgcaaccacactggggagagaccattcacctgctctcagtgtggggagggattcactcagtcattcagcctgcagtcacaccagcgagttcacactggggagagaccgttcacgtgttctcagtgcggggagggattcagtcatttatccagcctgcggacacaccagcgagttcacactggggagaggccgttcacctgccctcagtgtgggaagggattcacttgttcatccagcctgcagtcacaccggcgagttcacactggggaaaggccattcacctgccctcagtgtgggaagggtttcactcagtcattcaacctgcgggcacaccagcgagttcacactggagagaggccattcacctgctctcagtgtgggaagggattcactcagtcatcccacctgcggatacaccaccgagttcacactggggagaggccattcacctgctctcagtgtgggaatggattcactcagtcatcccacctgcagacacaccagcgggttcacactggggagaggccattcacctgctctcaatgtggggagggattcagtcggtcatcccacctgcagacacaccagcgagttcacactggggagaggccattcacctgctctcaatgtggggagggatttactcagtcatcccagctgcagatacaccagcgagttcacactggggagaggccattcacctgctctcagtgtgggaagggattcactcagtcatccagcctgctgacacaccagcgagttcacactggggagaagccgttcacctgctctcaatgtgcgaagggattcactcggtcctcccacctccagatacaccagcgagttcacactggggagagaccgttcagctgctctgtgtgtgagaagagattcagtctttcatccgccctgctgagacaccaacaagttcacgagtga